The Lytechinus pictus isolate F3 Inbred chromosome 17, Lp3.0, whole genome shotgun sequence genome contains a region encoding:
- the LOC129279980 gene encoding trissin receptor-like: MSGSEFASSSFNSSYGNGSMVEDPFLEAPLKQILITVFVVIFALSFFGNILVVYVIARNKSMHTVTNFFLANLALADLLVAVFCVIPQLLWYVLDSWPLGLLICRLHKYMTSAATTASILILTVISVERYIAILHPLETRRVLTTRRLTITVMLVWMLSAVVNIPVALFYNLLHYGDKKYCTPSELSEGVARMHTIIFCVFFYTIPLIIMAVLYGIISRKLWTTSTGKRVFSGEDSGFQRGTGSRFTSRITGRFSKAKSNASNHSNANNAAGNIYRPNTDTEGTVVLEIANDGDKKDGNIKSKLEEVSTGPSKNQKIGPFFVDEPTDDLESTPGTEMDVKVPLTANEGNNNLNGTKEDTTNITAVSGSKRTSRNAPDPKLTRNQSSISVGKDRSSKRANDDVSSGRSRGKGRSNVMAARKKVIRLLVFIVVSFALCLFPVQLQTFWQAFGHNIILNSQGGIYFLPFSQALYFFNSALNPFLYAFFSDNFRAKFKQTLKLGKQTNRASMTSRSALQRLPSMTSYAQTETVYVST; this comes from the coding sequence ATGTCTGGAAGCGAGTTTGCCTCGTCGTCGTTTAACTCATCTTACGGAAATGGATCTATGGTTGAGGACCCTTTCCTGGAGGCTCCCCTGAAGCAGATCCTCATTACTGTCTTCGTGGTGATCTTCGCTCTCAGCTTCTTCGGCAACATCCTCGTCGTCTACGTCATCGCGAGGAACAAGAGCATGCACACGGTGACTAACTTCTTCCTGGCGAACCTCGCTCTTGCGGATCTCCTAGTTGCAGTCTTCTGTGTGATTCCGCAGCTCCTGTGGTACGTCCTCGACAGCTGGCCTTTGGGCTTGCTGATCTGCCGCCTCCACAAGTACATGACAAGCGCTGCAACAACTGCTTCGATATTGATCTTGACGGTAATCTCTGTTGAGCGTTACATTGCCATTCTCCATCCCCTTGAGACGAGAAGGGTCTTGACGACACGACGACTGACCATCACTGTCATGCTAGTTTGGATGCTTAGCGCGGTTGTGAACATCCCCGTGGCGCTCTTTTACAACCTCCTGCACTATGGTGACAAGAAATACTGCACTCCCAGCGAATTATCTGAGGGTGTAGCTCGCATGCACACTATCATATTCTGTGTGTTCTTCTATACGATCCCGTTGATCATCATGGCCGTGCTGTATGGAATTATTTCGAGGAAGCTGTGGACTACGAGCACAGGAAAACGCGTCTTCAGTGGAGAGGACAGCGGGTTTCAAAGAGGTACGGGCTCTCGATTCACAAGCCGCATCACTGGTCGTTTTTCAAAGGCAAAGTCAAATGCCTCTAACCATTCCAATGCGAACAATGCAGCAGGAAACATTTACCGTCCAAACACTGACACGGAGGGTACGGTCGTCCTGGAGATAGCGAATGACGGGGACAAAAAGGATGGCAATATCAAATCGAAGTTAGAAGAAGTCAGCACTGGACCATCTAAGAATCAGAAGATAGGTCCATTCTTTGTCGATGAGCCAACTGATGACCTAGAATCTACTCCAGGTACAGAAATGGATGTGAAAGTTCCTTTGACGGCGAACGAAGGAAACAATAACTTGAACGGTACGAAGGAAGATACCACCAACATAACTGCCGTGTCTGGATCAAAGCGTACGAGTCGAAATGCACCCGATCCGAAACTTACGCGTAACCAATCGAGTATTTCTGTCGGGAAGGATCGCTCCAGTAAACGAGCAAACGATGATGTCTCCAGTGGACGTTCCCGAGGGAAAGGACGCAGTAACGTCATGGCGGCTAGAAAGAAGGTCATCCGTCTTCTCGTTTTCATCGTCGTTTCTTTCGCCCTTTGCCTATTCCCAGTGCAGTTACAGACCTTCTGGCAGGCCTTTGGCCACAACATTATCCTGAACAGTCAGGGCGGTATCTACTTCCTGCCCTTTTCCCAAGCACTTTACTTTTTCAATAGCGCCCTCAATCCGTTCCTCTACGCGTTCTTCTCGGACAATTTCCGCGCCAAGTTCAAACAGACGCTGAAGTTGGGCAAACAGACTAACCGCGCCAGCATGACATCCAGGTCCGCCCTTCAACGTTTACCAAGCATGACGTCTTACGCTCAAACAGAGACCGTGTATGTATCTACATGA